GGACTTAAATAAGAAGTTTACTAAGATGCAATTGGCAGCAGCTATTTCGCTTAACTCAGCCTACGCTAAAAGGGTGTATGAGTTGTTGTGCATGTATAAAAACATGAAAGACAAGACCTTTAAGCGTAATCTGGTTGAACTTAAAACAATGCTTTGGGTAATTGACCCAAAAACAGGGAAAGACAGTTACCCAAGCTGGACTTGGTTTCAAAGGAATGTGTTAGACATTGCTGTTAAAGAAATTAACGGTCATACAGATATAACATTCAACTACAAACCTATCTACGGCAACCGCCCAGGGCGAGGTCGTAAACCCGTGGTCGAGGTCGAATTTGCGGTCTTCTACCAAGCAAAACCCGAACCTGCTCCACTACCAGACTTGCATGAGCGATTAGTAAAGCTGTTCCGACTACGGCCCGATCAGGCTGATACTATCTTGGCTACTCACTCAACCGAGGTTATTAATCGGCAACTTTACGATATTCAGGCCAAAACAGTTGATGGCAAGGTGAAGAATGTAGGCAGCTATACAGCCAAAGTATTTGGCTTAGAAACAAAGGGGAAAGAAAAGTAAGGGGGAAGACAATCTACTATCAGATAAGGGCGTGTAGAGCTTAAAAACGCGCCAAAACTG
The window above is part of the Spirosoma agri genome. Proteins encoded here:
- a CDS encoding replication initiation protein — encoded protein: DLNKKFTKMQLAAAISLNSAYAKRVYELLCMYKNMKDKTFKRNLVELKTMLWVIDPKTGKDSYPSWTWFQRNVLDIAVKEINGHTDITFNYKPIYGNRPGRGRKPVVEVEFAVFYQAKPEPAPLPDLHERLVKLFRLRPDQADTILATHSTEVINRQLYDIQAKTVDGKVKNVGSYTAKVFGLETKGKEK